From the Oryza glaberrima chromosome 5, OglaRS2, whole genome shotgun sequence genome, one window contains:
- the LOC127774272 gene encoding uncharacterized protein LOC127774272: MAFVSCLSPLMLMLMTLMLSAAAAGSGGGGVAEYEAQFEAWCAEHGRSYATPGERAARLAAFADNAAFVAAHNGAPASYALALNAFADLTHDEFRAARLGRLAAAAAAAGPGRDGGAPYLGVDGGVGAVPDAVDWRQSGAVTKVKDQGSCGACWSFSATGAMEGINKIKTGSLISLSEQELIDCDRSYNSGCGGGLMDYAYKFVVKNGGIDTEADYPYRETDGTCNKNKLKRRVVTIDGYKDVPANNEDMLLRAVAQQPVSVGICGSARAFQLYSKGIFDGPCPTSLDHAVLIVGYGSEGGKDYWIVKNSWGESWGMKGYMYMHRNTGNSNGVCGINQMPSFPTKSSPNPPPSPGPGPTKCSLLTYCPEGSTCCCSWRVLGLCLSWSCCELDNAVCCKDNRYCCPHDYPVCDTASQRCFKANNGNFSVMEGGSRKQPFSKVPSLGGLLELLDQTGSSSSPSILPKIVAADGVVGAAAQPHEGETYGLWRRIYSTGGVAASPIGSHRRPPLCFRARDSAAATPAPMSKCPPVHKGNHAKSVRHGRSGKGEYQWSLEPFMRLPACDSGWFPGVVCSGHPINWQSIKSSDGKSPIVVGPWGGTGGYPWDDGVYSTVRQVIITHGAAIDSIRIEYDLKGSSVWSETHGSTDGGSETDKVKLDFPDEILVSVSGYYGSVCGTPVIIRSLTFQSNRSIYGPFGTEDGTPFSLPVSSGKIIGFHGRSGSYLNSIGFYLKQVNVSDRSNSPVLPQSRSITSAYNKNGYSFPEGASGYDMVLAVRDRGDSYAVYTSNYPNQQYTNPSPDYNDGIRWNKVPQTSPSLQMVSFPSGYGDRGGAALSSHETYGPWGGSGGTMFDDGMYTGVWQINLTRAVGITSIKVLYDRNGQAVWGNKHGFSGAVSPDKIVFDFPSEVLTHITGYYGTTMIMGPTVVRSLTFHTNKRRYGPYGDECGTYFSTSFSDGRIVGFHGREGWYIDGIGVHVQEGNLAAPRVSSRSTIEMNPSLRYDMLAQSRSETYNEVPYSMVKEPVPMGPGPWGGEGGRPWDDGVYTGVKQVYVMRGTFIGSIQIEYDRGDQSVWSARHGTSGHITHRIKLDYPHEVLTCVYGYYNTNREEGPRVLRSITFISNRGKYGPFGEEFGAYFSSAKTEGKVVGFHGRSGQHLDAIGVHMQHWMGDRRPAPKYVLSKYLF; the protein is encoded by the exons ATGGCGTTCGTCTCCTGCCTCTCGccgctgatgctgatgctgatgaCGCTGATGCtgtccgcggcggccgccggtagcggtggtggtggcgtggcGGAGTACGAGGCGCAGTTCGAGGCGTGGTGCGCGGAGCACGGGAGGTCGTACGCGACGCCTggggagcgcgcggcgcggctcgCGGCGTTCGCGGACAACGCGGCGTTCGTGGCGGCGCACAACGGCGCGCCCGCGTCGTACGCCCTGGCGCTCAACGCCTTCGCGGACCTCACGCACGACGAGTtccgcgccgcgcgcctcggccgcctcgccgccgccgccgccgccgccggccctggccgggacggcggcgcgccgtaCCTGGGCGTCGACGGTGGCGTCGGGGCCGTGCCCGATGCGGTGGACTGGAGGCAGAGCGGCGCCGTCACCAAGGTCAAGGACCAAGGCAGCTGCG GTGCTTGTTGGAGCTTCTCAGCTACAGGTGCCATGGAGGGAATAAACAAGATCAAGACAGGTTCTCTGATCAGCCTTTCCGAACAGGAACTAATAGACTGTGATAGATCCTACAATAGTGGTTGTGGTGGTGGGCTCATGGATTATGCTTATAAGTTTGTGGTTAAAAATGGTGGAATTGACACGGAAGCGGATTACCCATATCGTGAAACAGATGGAACATGTAACAAGAACAAG CTCAAAAGGCGAGTGGTAACAATTGATGGCTACAAAGATGTGCCTGCCAACAATGAAGATATGTTACTTCGGGCTGTTGCTCAGCAACCTGTTAGTGTAGGAATATGCGGTAGCGCTAGAGCATTTCAGTTGTACTCCAAG GGTATCTTCGATGGTCCATGTCCTACATCTCTTGATCATGCTGTATTAATTGTGGGATATGGTTCTGAAGGTGGCAAGGATTACTGGATTGTGAAAAATTCTTGGGGTGAAAGTTGGGGTATGAAGGGCTATATGTATATGCATCGAAACACTGGTAACTCCAATGGTGTCTGTGGCATAAACCAGATGCCGTCATTCCCTACGAAATCAAGCCCGAATCCTCCTCCTTCACCAGGGCCAGGTCCAACCAAATGCAGCCTTCTTACCTATTGCCCTGAAGGAtccacctgctgctgctcctggcGTGTCCTGGGGCTATGCCTTTCCTGGAGTTGTTGTGAACTGGATAACGCAGTTTGCTGCAAGGATAATCGCTATTGCTGCCCTCATGACTACCCGGTTTGTGATACGGCTAGCCAACGATGCTTCAAG GCAAATAATGGCAACTTCTCTGtcatggagggagggagtaggaAACAACCTTTCTCCAAAGTTCCTTCTTTGGGTGGTTTGTTGGAACTGTTGGATCAG ACTGGCtcgtcttcttccccttccATCCTCCCCAAAATCGTCGCCGCGGATggagtcgtcggcgccgccgctcagCCGCATGAGGGGGAAACCTATGGGCTATGGCGCCGGATTTACTCCACCGGTGGCGTGGCGGCCTCTCCGATCGGTTCACACCGTCGACCGCCGCTTTGCTTTCGAGCGCGCGATTCCGCTGCGGCGACGCCCGCGCCAATGTCCAAATGTCCTCCAGTTCATAAAG GGAATCATGCAAAGTCAGTCAGGCATGGGAGGTCCGGAAAAGGAGAATATCAGTG GTCTCTTGAACCGTTTATGCGGCTGCCAGCTTGCGATAGTGGCTGGTTTCCGGGCGTCGTTTGTTCTGGTCATCCTATAAATTGGCAG AGTATCAAAAGCAGCGACGGGAAGAGCCCCATAGTGGTTGGCCCTTGGGGTGGCACAGGAGGATACCCTTGGGATGACGGTGTATACTCAACGGTACGCCAGGTCATCATCACCCATGGTGCAGCTATTGACTCCATAAGGATTGAATATGATCTGAAAGGAAGTTCAGTCTGGTCAGAGACACATGGGAGCACCGATGGAGGTTCTGAAACAGATAAG GTGAAGCTAGATTTCCCTGACGAAATCCTTGTGTCTGTAAGTGGCTATTACGGGTCAGTCTGTGGAACTCCAGTTATCATAAGATCATTGACATTTCAAAGCAATCGTTCCATATACGGGCCTTTCGGTACTGAAGATGGGACACCTTTCTCACTCCCAGTAAGCAGTGGTAAAATTATTGGTTTTCATGGAAGGTCAGGGTCGTATCTCAACTCAATAGGCTTTTATCTGAAGCAAGTGAATGTTTCAGATCGATCAAATTCTCCAGTCTTGCCTCAGAGTAGAAGTATTACAAGTGCATATAACAAAAATGGTTATAGCTTTCCTGAGGGTGCTTCAGGATATGACATGGTCCTTGCAGTGAGAGATAGGGGTGACAGCTATGCTGTTTATACTAGCAATTACCCTAATCAGCAGTATACAAATCCATCCCCAGATTACAATGATGGAATCCGCTGGAATAAGGTGCCACAAACTAGTCCATCACTGCAGATGGTATCTTTTCCTAGTGGTTACGGAGATAGAGGAGGTGCAGCTCTGAGTAGCCACGAGACCTATGGTCCTTGGGGTGGAAGTGGTGGCACCATGTTTGATGATGGCATGTACACCGGTGTGTGGCAGATCAATTTGACTCGTGCAGTGGGAATTACTTCTATAAAGGTACTTTATGATCGAAATGGCCAAGCAGTGTGGGGAAACAAGCATGGATTCAGTGGAGCTGTTTCACCAGACAAG ATAGTATTTGATTTTCCCTCGGAGGTCTTGACTCATATAACCGGCTACTATGGCACGACAATGATCATGGGTCCAACAGTGGTCAGATCACTCACATTCCACACAAACAAGCGGAGATACGGACCATATGGGGATGAGTGTGGCACATATTTCTCCACCAGTTTTTCTGATGGGAGGATAGTAGGATTCCATGGTAGGGAGGGATGGTACATTGATGGCATCGGGGTCCATGTTCAGGAAGGTAACTTGGCAGCACCGCGAGTTAGTAGTAGATCAACGATTGAGATGAACCCCTCTTTGCGCTACGACATGCTTGCACAATCAAGGAGTGAAACATACAATGAG GTTCCTTATAGCATGGTGAAAGAACCAGTTCCAATGGGGCCAGGGCCATGGGGTGGCGAAGGAGGCCGGCCATGGGATGATGGTGTCTACACTGGTGTGAAGCAAGTCTATGTGATGAGAGGCACCTTTATCGGCTCGATACAGATCGAGTACGACAGGGGTGACCAATCCGTCTGGTCTGCAAGGCATGGAACCAGTGGCCACATAACCCATAGG ATTAAACTGGACTACCCACACGAGGTCCTGACATGCGTATACGGCTACTACAACACCAACAGGGAGGAAGGGCCCAGGGTTCTGAGGTCGATCACCTTCATCAGCAACCGAGGGAAGTACGGGCCATTCGGAGAGGAGTTCGGGGCATACTTCTCGTCGGCGAAGACGGAAGGGAAGGTTGTGGGCTTCCATGGCCGGAGCGGGCAACACCTGGACGCCATTGGGGTGCATATGCAGCACTGGATGGGAGACAGGAGGCCTGCTCCCAAGTACGTGCTATCAAAGTACCTCTTCTGA
- the LOC127774853 gene encoding thioredoxin H-type-like, translating into MAAASAAAQAEGTVIAIHSLDEWTIQIEEANSAKKLVVIDFTASWCGPCRIIAPVFADLAKKHTNAVFLKVDVDELKPIAEQFSVEAMPTFLFMKEGDVKDRVVGAMKDELASKLELHMAM; encoded by the exons atggcggcggcctcagcggcggcgcaggcggaggGAACGGTGATCGCGATCCACAGCCTCGACGAGTGGACCATCCAGATCGAGGAGGCCAACAGCGCCAAGAAGCTG GTTGTGATTGACTTCACTGCATCATGGTGCGGACCATGCCGCATCATTGCTCCAGTTTTTGCCGATCTAGCAAAGAAGCACACAAATGCTGTTTTTCTGAAGGTTGACGTCGATGAACTGAAG CCTATTGCTGAGCAATTCAGTGTTGAGGCTATGCCAACATTCCTGTTTATGAAGGAGGGAGATGTTAAAGACAGGGTTGTCGGTGCTATGAAGGATGAACTGGCGAGCAAGCTTGAGCTACATATGGCCATGTAG
- the LOC127774852 gene encoding uncharacterized protein LOC127774852, translated as MAPARGFVERLSTVEGRLLRLEVVVLASAVVLAALVLYGATRRRSSDKLLRGVMWMAYSLSYVVVSYAVGLIQDGPFRGETFVLWAAALLLIQASAYAAPVHSRREFSQRKKLLLQHVLQTALVLWLIANATGRNASYRAAIWAFWCLNVLKTVAKIVEMIKASIPDQSVKLIADYMDVEESLAGVGDGEPPDPTTMKGYRYIFHGEDTMVPATRDDMVRQSDGKSVVTIDRVYRWIDDEPGYSGVEKDMARDFCLAFALFKLLKRRFYGFVPAEAGSPRARDLVCGGLIRPAVTGPDAAFRVVEAELAFLYDEFYTRNVVLVGARTYVCIAAAVAGITMWTAFFGTLGPGYHRLRIGVRGLDRSVTVLIVVITAGLELCQAVAGFSSNWRYVKTVYRCVRDDQPWTNRRRGHLWWKESITPPATRYWDDKVGQYVLLKRFGHRPWNILSWLTLYLVEPRRQGQKRGRRKRLPQEVRRAVLVSLKASYGHLTNGVSTLRRHGLTPQLEWACAFPKLTDQILVWHVVTTRFDWTSGGGHGRSRRRDNGGDVNRVVATKLSNYCAYLVAFVPEMLPDPSYNAEQMFDTAVQQARDHLGGCRTESAVLQRLQEIEDEERRGAVRERAGSATVIEKAALLGGQLRAAVDGEARRWQVLAEFWAEFILFLAPSDNVDIHAEMLGAGGEFMTQLWALLSHAGVLERPAVAATQSPPTV; from the coding sequence ATGGCGCCGGCGCGCGGGTTCGTGGAGAGGCTGAGCACGGTGGAAGggcggctgctgcggctggAGGTGGTCGTCCTCGCCAGCGCCGTCGTCCTGGCGGCGCTGGTGCTGTacggcgccacccgccgccggagcagcgaCAAGCTCCTCCGCGGCGTGATGTGGATGGCCTACTCGCTGTCCTACGTGGTGGTGTCCTACGCCGTGGGGCTGATCCAGGACGGGCCGTTCCGCGGCGAGACGTTCGTgctgtgggcggcggcgctgctgctgatCCAGGCGAGCGCGTACGCGGCGCCGGTGCACAGCCGCCGCGAGTTCAGCCAGCGGaagaagctgctgctgcagcacgTCCTCCAGACCGCGCTCGTGCTCTGGCtcatcgccaacgccaccgGCCGGAACGCCAGCTACCGGGCCGCGATCTGGGCGTTCTGGTGCCTCAACGTCCTCAAGACGGTGGCCAAGATCGTCGAGATGATCAAGGCCAGCATCCCCGACCAGTCCGTCAAGCTGATCGCCGACTACATGGACGTCGAGGAGTCGCTCGCCggtgtcggcgacggcgagccgccGGACCCGACGACGATGAAGGGCTACAGGTACATCTTCCACGGCGAGGACACCATGGTGCCGGCGACCCGCGACGACATGGTGAGGCAGAGCGACGGCAAGTCGGTGGTCACCATCGACCGCGTGTACCGGTGGATCGACGACGAGCCCGGGTACAGCGGCGTGGAGAAGGACATGGCGAGGGACTTCTGCCTCGCGTTCGCGCTGTTCAAGCTGCTGAAGCGGCGGTTCTACGGCTTCGTCccggcggaggccggctcgCCGAGGGCGCGGGACCTCGTCTGCGGCGGCCTCATCCGGCCGGCCGTCACGGGGCCCGACGCCGCGTTCCGCGTCGTCGAGGCGGAGCTCGCGTTCCTCTACGACGAGTTCTACACCCGCAACGTCGTGCTCGTCGGCGCCAGGACTTACGtctgcatcgccgccgccgtggccgggaTCACCATGTGGACGGCGTTCTTCGGCACGCTCGGCCCGGGCTACCACCGCCTCCGCATCGGCGTGCGCGGCCTCGACCGCTCCGTCACGGTGCTGATCGTCGTGATCACCGCCGGCCTCGAGCTCTGCCAGGCGGTGGCCGGCTTCTCCAGCAACTGGAGGTACGTCAAGACGGTGTACCGCTGCGTGCGCGACGACCAGCCGTGGACGAACAGGCGGCGCGGCCACCTCTGGTGGAAGGAGAGCatcacgccgccggcgacgaggtacTGGGACGACAAGGTCGGCCAGTACGTGCTCCTCAAGCGGTTCGGCCACCGGCCATGGAACATCCTGTCGTGGCTGACGCTCTACCTGGTGGAGCCGCGGCGGCAGGGGCAGAAGCGCGGCCGGAGGAAGCGCCTGCCGCAGGAGGTCCGGCGAGCGGTGCTCGTGTCGCTCAAGGCGAGCTACGGCCACCTCACCAATGGCGTCTCCACGCTGCGGAGGCACGGCCTGACGCCGCAGCTGGAGTGGGCGTGCGCGTTCCCCAAGCTCACCGACCAGATCCTGGTGTGGCACGTCGTCACCACCCGCTTCGActggacgagcggcggcggccatggccggagccgccgccgcgacaacggcggcgacgtgAACAGGGTCGTGGCGACGAAGCTGTCGAACTACTGCGCCTACCTGGTCGCGTTCGTGCCGGAGATGCTGCCGGACCCGAGCTACAACGCGGAGCAGATGTTCGACACGGCGGTGCAGCAGGCGAGGGACCACCTGGGCGGCTGCAGGACGGAGAGCGCCGTGCTCCAGAGGCTGCAGGAGATCGAGGAcgaggagcggcgcggcgccgtgCGCGAGAGGGCGGGCAGCGCCACCGTCATCGAGAAGGCGGCGCTGCTCGGCGGGCAGCTGAGGGCGGCCGTggacggcgaggcgcggcggtggcaggtGCTGGCCGAGTTCTGGGCGGAGTTCATCCTGTTCCTCGCGCCGTCGGACAACGTGGACATCCACGCCGAGatgctcggcgccggcggcgagttcATGACGCAGCTGTGGGCGCTGCTCTCCCACGCCGGCGTCCTGGAacggccggccgtcgccgcgacgcAGTCGCCACCGACGGTGTGA